The following coding sequences lie in one Vanacampus margaritifer isolate UIUO_Vmar chromosome 16, RoL_Vmar_1.0, whole genome shotgun sequence genomic window:
- the LOC144036486 gene encoding transcription factor COE1-like, translated as MSFFGTLRKDGVLTGVHGGHFGSAPFPPLGAVSAEEREPVQSRAGSIRVRGERQAQAARGALMFGCSLKEEPPLGGMNAAGWMLGGPQGGGGGVLDANTAAQSGLAVGRAHFEKQPPSNLRKSNFFHFVVALYDRQGQPVEVERTNFVDFIEKDKESAGEKTNNGIHYRLQLLYTSGIRTEQDFYVRLIDSASKQPIVYEGQDKNPEMCRVLLTHEIMCSRCCDKKSCGNRNETPSDPVIIDRFFLKFFLKCNQNCLKNAGNPRDMRRFQVVVSTTVGVDGHVLSVSDNMFVHNNSKHGRRARRLDPADVTPSYLHHGGSPCIKAISPSEGWTTGGATVIVIGENFFDGLQVIFGSLMVWSELITPHAIRVQTPPRHIPGVVEVTLSYKSKQFCKTTPGRFVYTALNEPTIDYGFQRLQKVVPRHPGDPDKLPKELILKRAADLVEALYALPHSNQEAMAKRAANIAEALYSVPRGHAHLSGPAHPGSMAASALPGQLSVNVSEPSRTNQGFLRSAGGANGLTPHGYVSAGSTPQHAGYSHTPPHAAINTYANNGAISDLGGSPAFVNPSADSSPYAMVPSSPTLASATSLPANCSVASSGVFSFSPATLVSAAVKQKSAFAPVVRPSSSPPPSCTNAGGLHEGNFAEPVKFSSGGIQGLAFS; from the exons ATGTCATTTTTTGGCACTTTGCGCAAGGATGGGGTCCTCACGGGGGTGCACGGAG GACACTTCGGAAGCGCGCCCTTTCCTCCGCTGGGAGCCGTTAGCGCGGAGGAGCGCGAGCCAGTGCAGAGCCGGGCCGGTTCGATTCGGGTCCGGGGCGAGCGGCAAGCGCAAGCCGCCAGAGGTGCGCTCATGTTCGGCTGCAGCCTAAAGGAGGAGCCGCCGCTGGGGGGCATGAACGCCGCGGGCTGGATGCTGGGGGGTCCGCaggggggcggcggcggcgtgctgGACGCCAACACCGCCGCGCAGAG CGGGCTGGCGGTGGGTCGCGCGCACTTCGAGAAGCAGCCGCCCTCCAACCTGCGCAAGTCCAACTTCTTCCATTTCGTCGTGGCCCTCTACGACCGCCAAGGGCAGCCCGTGGAGGTGGAGAGGACCAACTTCGTCGACTTCATCGAGAAGGACAAG gaGAGCGCGGGCGAGAAGACCAACAATGGCATCCACTACAGGCTGCAGCTGCTCTACACTAGTG GCATCAGGACGGAACAAGACTTTTACGTCAGACTCATCGACTCCGCCAGCAAACAG CCCATCGTGTACGAGGGCCAAGACAAGAACCCCGAGATGTGTCGAGTGCTGCTCACGCACGAGATCATGTGCAG TCGCTGCTGCGACAAGAAGAGCTGCGGCAATCGCAACGAGACGCCGTCAGACCCCGTCATCATCGACAG ATTCTTCCTCAAGTTTTTCCTCAAATGCAACCAGAACTGCCTGAAAAACGCCGGAAACCCGCGAGACATGAGGAGGTTTCAG GTGGTGGTGTCCACGACGGTGGGCGTGGACGGTCACGTGCTGTCCGTTTCCGACAACATGTTTGTCCACAACAACTCCAAACATGGCCGCCGGGCCCGCAGGCTCGACCCGGCCGACGTAACGCCGTCGTACCTCCATCATG GAGGCTCGCCGTGCATCAAGGCCATCAGCCCCAGCGAGGGTTGGACCACAGGGGGCGCTACGGTCATCGTGATCGGCGAAAACTTCTTTGACGGGCTGCAGGTGATCTTCGGCTCGCTCATGGTGTGGAGCGAG CTGATCACGCCGCACGCCATCCGCGTGCAGACGCCGCCGCGGCACATCCCTGGCGTGGTGGAGGTCACGCTGTCCTACAAGTCCAAACAGTTCTGCAAGACCACGCCGGGACGCTTCGTATACAcgg CTCTCAACGAGCCCACCATCGATTACGGCTTCCAAAGACTACAGAAGGTCGTCCCTCGTCACCCCGGAGACCCTGACAAGCTGCCAAAG gaGCTGATCCTCAAGCGAGCCGCCGACCTGGTGGAGGCGCTCTACGCTCTGCCGCACAGCAACCAG GAAGCGATGGCGAAGCGAGCGGCGAACATCGCGGAAGCGCTGTACAGCGTTCCGCGAGGCCACGCCCATCTGTCTGGCCCCGCCCACCCCGGCTCCATGGCTGCAAGCGCCTTGCCCGGGCAGCTGTCCGTCAACGTGTCGGAGCCCTCGCGGACCAATCAGG GCTTCCTTCGAAGCGCCGGCGGCGCGAACGGCCTGACTCCTCACGGTTACGTGTCGGCCGGCTCCACGCCGCAACACGCCGGCTACTCGCACACGCCGCCGCACGCCGCCATCAACACGTACGCCAACAACGGCGCCATCAGCGACTTGGGAGGCTCACCCGCCTTCGTCAACCCGTCCGCCGACAGCTCGCCTTACGCCA tgGTCCCTTCCAGCCCCACGCTGGCGTCGGCAACGTCGTTGCCCGCCAACTGTTCTGTGGCGTCTTCGGGCGTCTTCTCGTTCTCACCCGCCACTTTGGTGTCCGCCGCCGTCAAGCAGAAGTCGGCGTTCGCGCCAGTCGTCAGGCCTTCCTCCTCGCCGCCACCATCTTGTACAAACGCCGGCGGCCTCCACG aaGGCAACTTTGCGGAGCCGGTGAAGTTCTCGTCGGGCGGCATTCAAGGTCTGGCTTTCAGTTGA
- the LOC144035850 gene encoding RING finger protein 145-like, producing the protein MALKERVEAVLNVGLRVPSIMLLDVLYRWDVGSFFQKIQRSGLSNNPLFQYKYLALYLHYVGYILSLVLLTLPRQHLVKLYLYVLTALLLFAGHQVSRDYVRSELEWGHEGPVYLEPLSMNRFTTALIGQLVVCTLCSCVMQTKRIWLFSAHLLPLAARLCLVPLETIVFINKFSMIFTGLEVIYFLASNLLVPYNLAKTAYRELAQVVEVYGLLALGMSLWNQLVLPVLFMCFWLLLFALQIYSYFSTRDQPTSRERLLFLFLTSVAECCSTPYSLLGLVFTVSFVALGVLTLCKFYLQGYRAFINDNTMHRGVTEGITLLILAVQTGLIELQVIHRAFLLSIILFIVVASILQSMLEIADPIVLALGASRDRSLWKHFRAVSLCLFLLVFPAYMAYMICQFFHMDFWLLIIISSSILTSLQVLGTLLIYVLFMVEEFRKAPVENMDEVIYCVNGTYRLLEFLVAVCVVCYGVSETVFGEWSVMGGTIILVHSYYNVWLRAQLGWQSFLLRRDAVNKIKSLPTASPAQLQRYNDICAICYQDLNSAVITPCSHLFHAGCLKKWLYVQETCPLCHAQLKSQSAADATPANHASVGQEGGSVEKAAGEEAAASSSGAGDRSSSNVSDAPPSSPASGDGRGGASAKASILLDDNGSPGHILKTSDDVTGDVVGI; encoded by the exons ATGGCGCTGAAGGAGCGCGTGGAGGCGGTGCTGAACGTGGGCCTGCGCGTCCCCAGCATCATGCTGCTGGACGTGCTGTACCGCTGGGACGTGGGATCCTTCTTCCAGAAGATCCAGCGATCGGGCCTGTCCAACAACCCGCTCTTCCAGTACAAGTACCTGGCGCTCTACCTGCACTACGTGG GTTACATCCTGAGCCTGGTGCTGCTCACGCTGCCTCGTCAGCACCTGGTCAAGCTTTACCTCTACGTGCTCACCGCCCTGCTGCTCTTTGCCGGCCACCAGGTGTCCAG GGATTACGTGCGCAGCGAGCTGGAGTGGGGCCACGAGGGCCCCGTGTACCTGGAGCCGCTCTCCATGAACCGCTTCACCACCGCGCTCATAG GTCAGCTGGTGGTGTGCACGCTGTGCTCATGCGTGATGCAGACCAAACGGATCTGGCTGTTCTCGGCCCACCTGCTCCCCCTGGCGGCCCGGCTGTGCCTGGTGCCCCTGGAGACCATCGTGTTCATCAACAAGTTCTCCATGATCTTCACGGGCCTGGAGGTCATCTACTTCCTGGCGTCCAACCTGCTGGTGCCGTACAACCTGGCCAAGACGGCGTACCGCGAGCTGGCCCAG GTGGTGGAGGTGTACGGTCTTTTGGCTCTGGGGATGTCCTTGTGGAACCAGCTGGTCCTGCCTGTCCTCTTCATGTGCTTCTGGCTGCTCCTCTTCGCTCTGCAAATCTACTCCTACTTTAGCACTCGGGACCAGCCCACCTCCAGGGAGaggctcctcttcctcttcctcaccaG CGTGGCCGAGTGCTGCAGCACGCCGTACTCGCTCCTCGGCCTGGTCTTCACCGTGTCCTTCGTCGCGCTGGGCGTCCTCACGCTCTGCAAGTTCTACCTGCAGGGTTACCGGGCCTTCATCAACGACAACACCATGCACAG AGGCGTGACGGAGGGCATCACCTTGCTGATCTTGGCCGTCCAGACGGGACTGATCGAGCTGCAGGTGATCCACCGGGCCTTCCTCCTGTCCATCATCCTCTTCATCGTGGTGGCCTCCATCCTGCAGTCCATGCTGGAGATCGCAGACCCCATCGTGCTGGCACTCGGGGCCTCCAGGGACAG GAGCCTGTGGAAGCACTTCCGAGCCGTGTCGCTGTGCCTCTTCCTGCTGGTTTTCCCCGCCTACATGGCCTACATGATCTGTCAGTTCTTCCACATGGACTTCTggctcctcatcatcatctcgTCCTCCATCCTCACGTCGCTGCAG gTGCTGGGCACGCTGCTCATTTACGTGCTTTTCATGGTGGAGGAATTCCGCAAAGCTCCGGTGGAGAACATGGATGAGGTCATCTACTGCGTCAACGGGACGTACAGGCTGCTGGAGTTCTTG gtggcggtgTGCGTGGTGTGCTACGGCGTGTCGGAGACGGTGTTTGGCGAGTGGAGCGTGATGGGCGGGACCATCATCCTGGTGCACTCGTACTACAACGTGTGGCTGCGGGCGCAGTTGGGCTGGCAGAGCTTCCTGCTGCGCCGCGACGCCGTCAACAAGATCAAGAGCCTCCCGACCGCCAGCCCCGCGCAGCTCCAGCGCTACAACGACATCTGCGCCATCTGCTACCAG GACCTGAACAGCGCCGTCATCACGCCGTGCAGCCACTTGTTCCACGCCGGCTGTCTGAAGAAGTGGCTGTACGTGCAGGAGACGTGTCCGCTCTGTCACGCGCAACTCAAGAGCCAATCGGCAGCGGACGCCACCCCGGCCAATCACGCGTCTGTAGGACAGGAAGGCGGCAGCGTGGAAAAAGCGGCGGGCGAAGAAGCAGCTGCGTCTTCGTCCGGCGCGGGCGACCGGTCCTCCTCTAACGTGTCAGACGCGCCACCCTCGTCTCCGGCTTCAGGTGACGGAAGGGGAGGAGCCTCAGCCAAAGCCAGCATCCTATTGGATGATAACGGATCACCGGGTCACATCTTGAAGACCTCGGACGACGTAACAGGTGACGTCGTTGGCATTTGA